A DNA window from Patagioenas fasciata isolate bPatFas1 chromosome 1, bPatFas1.hap1, whole genome shotgun sequence contains the following coding sequences:
- the TRABD gene encoding traB domain-containing protein isoform X2 yields the protein MQHVVRLACPGASALLPPPAALRTAVGPAAEHADADAFKIILEMKMKKRQKKPTLPSTVTELDTEDGSKVYVVGTAHFSDSSKKDVVKTIQEVQPDVVVVELCQYRVSMLKMDEKTLLKEAKEINLEKLQQAIKQKLPTAFGEVIQHQNWHRVGHLSMAVGAKNGDKDLPLSGVMSGLMQMLLLKVSAHITEQLGMAPGGEFREAFKEASKVPFCKFHLGDRPIPVTFKRAIAALSFWQKVKLAWGLCFLSDPISKDDVEKCKQKDLLEQMMAEMIGEFPDLHRTIVSERDIYLTYMLKQAAKQIELPRASETEPRKCIPAVVVGVVGMGHVPGIEKNWNSDLNIQEIMSVPPPSASSKIFKFVIKATVFGLVGYGCYRIGQRTVQLILSMPAAQSYLQKLTEIRSQH from the exons ATGCAGCATGTTGTCCGGCTAGCGTGTCCTGGCGCCTCggctctgctgcctcctcccGCGGCTCTCCGGACAGCGGTGGGACCCGCCGCCGAGCACG CTGATGCAGATGCATTTAAAATTATCCTggagatgaagatgaagaagaggcaGAAAAAGCCTACTTTACCAAGCACTGTGACTGAGCTTGACACCGAGGATGGTTCTAAAGTATACGTGGTTGGAACAGCCCACTTCAGCGACAGCAGCAAAAAGGATGTAGTGAAG ACAATACAAGAAGTGCAGCCTGATGTAGTTGTGGTGGAACTATGCCAGTACAGAGTCTCTATGTTAAAGATGGATGAAAAGACATTACTAAAAGAAGCCAAAGAAATAAATCTGGAAAAACTTCAACAAGCTATAAAGCAG AAACTGCCTACAGCCTTTGGAGAGGTCATACAACATCAGAACTGGCACAGGGTGGGTCATTTGAGCATGGCCGTGGGAGCAAAGAATGGAGACAAGGACCTTCCTCTG AGTGGAGTCATGTCTGGATTGATGCAAATGCTGCTTCTGAAggtttctgctcacatcacagaaCAGCTGGGAATGGCCCCCGGAGGAGAATTCAGGGAGGCTTTCAAAGAG GCCAGTAAAGTACCTTTCTGTAAATTCCATCTTGGAGACCGACCCATCCCTGTTACATTTAAGAGGGCAATTGCTGCACTTTCTTTCTGGCAAAAAGTCAAGCTTGCCTGGGGCCTTTGCTTCTTATCTGACCCAATCAG TAAAGATGATGTGGAGAAATGCAAACAGAAGGATTTACTGGAACAGATGATGGCAGAAATGATTGGAGAATTTCCTGATCTTCATCGAACAATCGTCTCGGAACGGGATATTTACTTGACCTACATGCTGAAGCAAGCAGCAAAGCAGATAGAACTACCTCGAGCTTCAGAAA CTGAACCTAGAAAATGTATCCCAGCTGTTGTAGTTGGTGTTGTGGGAATGGGTCATGTACCTGGAATTGAAAAGAACTGGAACTCAGACTTAAACATCCAGGAAATAATGAG TGTGCCTCCTCCATCAGCTTCAAGTAAGATTTTCAAATTTGTCATAAAAGCGACAGTTTTTGGACTGGTGGGATATGGCTGCTACCGAATAGGTCAAAGGACAGTTCAGCTTATTCTCTCGATGCCAGCAGCACAGAGTTATCTTCAGAAGCTGACAGAAATAAGGTCTCAGCATTAA
- the TRABD gene encoding traB domain-containing protein isoform X3 codes for MQEEQQPEAAADPVSSSDAPEDGPKETSSVSHNISDADAFKIILEMKMKKRQKKPTLPSTVTELDTEDGSKVYVVGTAHFSDSSKKDVVKTIQEVQPDVVVVELCQYRVSMLKMDEKTLLKEAKEINLEKLQQAIKQSGVMSGLMQMLLLKVSAHITEQLGMAPGGEFREAFKEASKVPFCKFHLGDRPIPVTFKRAIAALSFWQKVKLAWGLCFLSDPISKDDVEKCKQKDLLEQMMAEMIGEFPDLHRTIVSERDIYLTYMLKQAAKQIELPRASETEPRKCIPAVVVGVVGMGHVPGIEKNWNSDLNIQEIMSVPPPSASSKIFKFVIKATVFGLVGYGCYRIGQRTVQLILSMPAAQSYLQKLTEIRSQH; via the exons ATGCAAGAGGAGCAACAGCCTGAG GCTGCTGCAGATCCAGTGTCCTCCTCCGATGCACCAGAAGATGGCCCAAAGGAAACGTCAAGTGTGTCGCACAATATCT CTGATGCAGATGCATTTAAAATTATCCTggagatgaagatgaagaagaggcaGAAAAAGCCTACTTTACCAAGCACTGTGACTGAGCTTGACACCGAGGATGGTTCTAAAGTATACGTGGTTGGAACAGCCCACTTCAGCGACAGCAGCAAAAAGGATGTAGTGAAG ACAATACAAGAAGTGCAGCCTGATGTAGTTGTGGTGGAACTATGCCAGTACAGAGTCTCTATGTTAAAGATGGATGAAAAGACATTACTAAAAGAAGCCAAAGAAATAAATCTGGAAAAACTTCAACAAGCTATAAAGCAG AGTGGAGTCATGTCTGGATTGATGCAAATGCTGCTTCTGAAggtttctgctcacatcacagaaCAGCTGGGAATGGCCCCCGGAGGAGAATTCAGGGAGGCTTTCAAAGAG GCCAGTAAAGTACCTTTCTGTAAATTCCATCTTGGAGACCGACCCATCCCTGTTACATTTAAGAGGGCAATTGCTGCACTTTCTTTCTGGCAAAAAGTCAAGCTTGCCTGGGGCCTTTGCTTCTTATCTGACCCAATCAG TAAAGATGATGTGGAGAAATGCAAACAGAAGGATTTACTGGAACAGATGATGGCAGAAATGATTGGAGAATTTCCTGATCTTCATCGAACAATCGTCTCGGAACGGGATATTTACTTGACCTACATGCTGAAGCAAGCAGCAAAGCAGATAGAACTACCTCGAGCTTCAGAAA CTGAACCTAGAAAATGTATCCCAGCTGTTGTAGTTGGTGTTGTGGGAATGGGTCATGTACCTGGAATTGAAAAGAACTGGAACTCAGACTTAAACATCCAGGAAATAATGAG TGTGCCTCCTCCATCAGCTTCAAGTAAGATTTTCAAATTTGTCATAAAAGCGACAGTTTTTGGACTGGTGGGATATGGCTGCTACCGAATAGGTCAAAGGACAGTTCAGCTTATTCTCTCGATGCCAGCAGCACAGAGTTATCTTCAGAAGCTGACAGAAATAAGGTCTCAGCATTAA
- the TRABD gene encoding traB domain-containing protein isoform X1, with protein MQEEQQPEAAADPVSSSDAPEDGPKETSSVSHNISDADAFKIILEMKMKKRQKKPTLPSTVTELDTEDGSKVYVVGTAHFSDSSKKDVVKTIQEVQPDVVVVELCQYRVSMLKMDEKTLLKEAKEINLEKLQQAIKQKLPTAFGEVIQHQNWHRVGHLSMAVGAKNGDKDLPLSGVMSGLMQMLLLKVSAHITEQLGMAPGGEFREAFKEASKVPFCKFHLGDRPIPVTFKRAIAALSFWQKVKLAWGLCFLSDPISKDDVEKCKQKDLLEQMMAEMIGEFPDLHRTIVSERDIYLTYMLKQAAKQIELPRASETEPRKCIPAVVVGVVGMGHVPGIEKNWNSDLNIQEIMSVPPPSASSKIFKFVIKATVFGLVGYGCYRIGQRTVQLILSMPAAQSYLQKLTEIRSQH; from the exons ATGCAAGAGGAGCAACAGCCTGAG GCTGCTGCAGATCCAGTGTCCTCCTCCGATGCACCAGAAGATGGCCCAAAGGAAACGTCAAGTGTGTCGCACAATATCT CTGATGCAGATGCATTTAAAATTATCCTggagatgaagatgaagaagaggcaGAAAAAGCCTACTTTACCAAGCACTGTGACTGAGCTTGACACCGAGGATGGTTCTAAAGTATACGTGGTTGGAACAGCCCACTTCAGCGACAGCAGCAAAAAGGATGTAGTGAAG ACAATACAAGAAGTGCAGCCTGATGTAGTTGTGGTGGAACTATGCCAGTACAGAGTCTCTATGTTAAAGATGGATGAAAAGACATTACTAAAAGAAGCCAAAGAAATAAATCTGGAAAAACTTCAACAAGCTATAAAGCAG AAACTGCCTACAGCCTTTGGAGAGGTCATACAACATCAGAACTGGCACAGGGTGGGTCATTTGAGCATGGCCGTGGGAGCAAAGAATGGAGACAAGGACCTTCCTCTG AGTGGAGTCATGTCTGGATTGATGCAAATGCTGCTTCTGAAggtttctgctcacatcacagaaCAGCTGGGAATGGCCCCCGGAGGAGAATTCAGGGAGGCTTTCAAAGAG GCCAGTAAAGTACCTTTCTGTAAATTCCATCTTGGAGACCGACCCATCCCTGTTACATTTAAGAGGGCAATTGCTGCACTTTCTTTCTGGCAAAAAGTCAAGCTTGCCTGGGGCCTTTGCTTCTTATCTGACCCAATCAG TAAAGATGATGTGGAGAAATGCAAACAGAAGGATTTACTGGAACAGATGATGGCAGAAATGATTGGAGAATTTCCTGATCTTCATCGAACAATCGTCTCGGAACGGGATATTTACTTGACCTACATGCTGAAGCAAGCAGCAAAGCAGATAGAACTACCTCGAGCTTCAGAAA CTGAACCTAGAAAATGTATCCCAGCTGTTGTAGTTGGTGTTGTGGGAATGGGTCATGTACCTGGAATTGAAAAGAACTGGAACTCAGACTTAAACATCCAGGAAATAATGAG TGTGCCTCCTCCATCAGCTTCAAGTAAGATTTTCAAATTTGTCATAAAAGCGACAGTTTTTGGACTGGTGGGATATGGCTGCTACCGAATAGGTCAAAGGACAGTTCAGCTTATTCTCTCGATGCCAGCAGCACAGAGTTATCTTCAGAAGCTGACAGAAATAAGGTCTCAGCATTAA
- the TRABD gene encoding traB domain-containing protein isoform X4, giving the protein MKMKKRQKKPTLPSTVTELDTEDGSKVYVVGTAHFSDSSKKDVVKTIQEVQPDVVVVELCQYRVSMLKMDEKTLLKEAKEINLEKLQQAIKQKLPTAFGEVIQHQNWHRVGHLSMAVGAKNGDKDLPLSGVMSGLMQMLLLKVSAHITEQLGMAPGGEFREAFKEASKVPFCKFHLGDRPIPVTFKRAIAALSFWQKVKLAWGLCFLSDPISKDDVEKCKQKDLLEQMMAEMIGEFPDLHRTIVSERDIYLTYMLKQAAKQIELPRASETEPRKCIPAVVVGVVGMGHVPGIEKNWNSDLNIQEIMSVPPPSASSKIFKFVIKATVFGLVGYGCYRIGQRTVQLILSMPAAQSYLQKLTEIRSQH; this is encoded by the exons atgaagatgaagaagaggcaGAAAAAGCCTACTTTACCAAGCACTGTGACTGAGCTTGACACCGAGGATGGTTCTAAAGTATACGTGGTTGGAACAGCCCACTTCAGCGACAGCAGCAAAAAGGATGTAGTGAAG ACAATACAAGAAGTGCAGCCTGATGTAGTTGTGGTGGAACTATGCCAGTACAGAGTCTCTATGTTAAAGATGGATGAAAAGACATTACTAAAAGAAGCCAAAGAAATAAATCTGGAAAAACTTCAACAAGCTATAAAGCAG AAACTGCCTACAGCCTTTGGAGAGGTCATACAACATCAGAACTGGCACAGGGTGGGTCATTTGAGCATGGCCGTGGGAGCAAAGAATGGAGACAAGGACCTTCCTCTG AGTGGAGTCATGTCTGGATTGATGCAAATGCTGCTTCTGAAggtttctgctcacatcacagaaCAGCTGGGAATGGCCCCCGGAGGAGAATTCAGGGAGGCTTTCAAAGAG GCCAGTAAAGTACCTTTCTGTAAATTCCATCTTGGAGACCGACCCATCCCTGTTACATTTAAGAGGGCAATTGCTGCACTTTCTTTCTGGCAAAAAGTCAAGCTTGCCTGGGGCCTTTGCTTCTTATCTGACCCAATCAG TAAAGATGATGTGGAGAAATGCAAACAGAAGGATTTACTGGAACAGATGATGGCAGAAATGATTGGAGAATTTCCTGATCTTCATCGAACAATCGTCTCGGAACGGGATATTTACTTGACCTACATGCTGAAGCAAGCAGCAAAGCAGATAGAACTACCTCGAGCTTCAGAAA CTGAACCTAGAAAATGTATCCCAGCTGTTGTAGTTGGTGTTGTGGGAATGGGTCATGTACCTGGAATTGAAAAGAACTGGAACTCAGACTTAAACATCCAGGAAATAATGAG TGTGCCTCCTCCATCAGCTTCAAGTAAGATTTTCAAATTTGTCATAAAAGCGACAGTTTTTGGACTGGTGGGATATGGCTGCTACCGAATAGGTCAAAGGACAGTTCAGCTTATTCTCTCGATGCCAGCAGCACAGAGTTATCTTCAGAAGCTGACAGAAATAAGGTCTCAGCATTAA